In the Moraxella osloensis genome, TCAAGCGCCTGTATGACAAACTTAATCGTCAATATAAAGTAGTGATATTGTCAGGGGATGTTATCCAAGCCAAACGCGAGAAGTATTTGGCACAATTTCGTCAAGGCGATGCCAATATTTTAGTGGCGACTGATGTTGCAGGGCGAGGTATTCATGTGGATGATGTGGCTTGTGTGGTCAATTACACCTTGCCAGACAGTCCTGATGATTACGTTCATCGTATCGGTCGCACCGGTAGGGCAGGCAATAAAGGCATGAGTATAAGCTTTATCAGTGAAAACGACGGATTTAACTTACCGGCTATCGAGCAATATTTGGATGAAAGTATCAAAATGCAGCAATGGTCGAATGATACCCGTTTTTTAGAGGATTAAATTTTTTAATTGATAAAACATTAAGGGCGCTATCAATCAATAGCGCCCTTTTTTACAGCAAAAATACATTAATAAAAATAACGCTATAATCTAACGATATCGACTTTAGCAAGACCATTTGAAGGATTAGCAATTCTGCTAAAAGCACCTTTTGACAAATCTAGCGTACGGCCATATTTGCCGAACCCACCTGTGTCAGTCACGCGTACAACCACACTTTTACCATTGGCTTTGTTAGTGACTTTAAGTAGGCTACCTAATTTGTGCACGTTGCTGGCGGCAGTCAGTGCATTTTGATTGAATTTCTCGCCAGACGCCGTGGTACGACCATGATGCTTGCCACCATACCATGAAACAACATCAGCATTGGCTTGCTGGGTGGCTAAAGTAGTAACAAACAAACTGGCAATGATATATTTCATCGGATGTTCCTTTTATCAATTAAAGCGGTCAATAATCTGACTGCTTAAAGGTATCAAGGGGCATTTCCCGTGATTTACATAGTAAAAACAAAGTAATATTGTTTAATATCACTTAAGCGGTGTGTATTCTAATTACAAAGTTATGTTATTTCAAATATTTTATTGTAAACAAAATCTTTAATATCGGATGTGTTTTGCTAAACATATAAATTGTGTAACTATATCAGCTAGTTTTTCTAACCTGTTGATTTTGTGTAAAAATGATTTCTTAAGTAGCTAATCGGCTAAAAAAAATGCAAAAAAAAGAGAATGCAAGTTATTGCATTCTCTTTTTTATATATGGTGGAGATGGCGGGAGTTGAACCCGCGTCCGCCAGCACTACGCCCATGACTCTACATGTTTAGATTCTGTCTATGGCTTTAATGGTTGGCGAACCGACAGTCAGGATGCCAACCACGAGCCTCTTAAGTTTCGCTCAAATTGGCGAGACAACAATTTAAGCTATCCATCGTGCGTTCGCTTCAAGGAGAGCAACCAGACCAATGGCAATCTGTGCCGTCCCAAGCAGCCCTTAGGCTGCTAGAGCGTAAGTTTCGTCGTTTGCGACTAGTTTAAAATGTATATTTTATTTACGAGTGGACATACTCACTCGACATGCATCATTGAGTTTCATTACCAGCGTCGAAGCCAGAACATCCCCAAATGAACTGTGAATTATATAAGGTTAATAGCTTAAAATACAAGGCTAAACGTCATAATAGTTAGATAAATTACTAAAAACACACACAGCTTTTAAAACTGTCCAAATTATTGTCATGCATTTGACGTATTGAACTGATAAGCTGAGGTGTTGAAATAAGTAAATTTTTTTTGATATATTTTTAGTCAGAGAAACAATAGGCTAGGTAACTTAGAATAGGTAAATTAGGCTGAGTCAATTGAATAAGCTAATCGGGTAATTAATGAATGGCAGGGAACAAAAAAAATTCGCCAAGCATCATACGGATGTCACAAAATCAGCTCAAACGCCAGCGTGAATGGGTGTATTTGGCGCATTTTTTAGCCATGCTACATTTACATCCTGCCAAAACCATCTCAGGTACGGATGACGGTAATGAGCCAGATTTTACCTGTATTTTTTATTGTGGCAAAGGTGAATACGCAATTGGCATCGAATTAACCACTTTGCCAAGACTACGCGATAGACTCGGTAATGACAATTTAATGCTAAAACGTTGGTATTGGCAGTCACTGCTACAAGTGTCAACCAAATTTACCCCGACGCAGTTTAATTGTCACGGTGAGATATTAGGTGTCAAGGGCGATTGGCAAAACATTGATAACCGAAAGATTGTCAATGTGTCGCAGCAATTTATCGAGCCATCCCGTGATTTGCCACATCCTACGCTCAGTAGT is a window encoding:
- a CDS encoding septal ring lytic transglycosylase RlpA family protein, giving the protein MKYIIASLFVTTLATQQANADVVSWYGGKHHGRTTASGEKFNQNALTAASNVHKLGSLLKVTNKANGKSVVVRVTDTGGFGKYGRTLDLSKGAFSRIANPSNGLAKVDIVRL